One Lysinibacillus fusiformis genomic window carries:
- a CDS encoding class I SAM-dependent methyltransferase, which translates to MSKGERIIGTKNIKNVDFSDNKSESRILQYFIRQCHKPSGFIGTIMTNIWNNSFKVMTDWGFQNIDFQQTDYVLDVGCGGGETLNKLANNIKKGKIYGVDISDTSVKTSLSKNYSFVKNDQLKVIQSDVSELPFESNYFDKVSAIQTHMYWAELEKGLKEIKRVLKNGGTFIMICEMDKIEYHMRKYKSSKDMMNLLKMVGYDSVEIYKNGNWIKFICQKDLLG; encoded by the coding sequence GTGAGTAAGGGGGAAAGAATTATTGGCACGAAAAACATAAAAAATGTTGATTTCAGCGATAACAAATCTGAAAGTCGTATTTTACAGTATTTTATTCGACAATGTCATAAACCGTCAGGCTTTATTGGAACAATAATGACAAACATTTGGAATAATAGCTTTAAGGTAATGACAGATTGGGGATTTCAAAATATCGATTTTCAGCAAACTGATTATGTATTGGATGTTGGATGTGGTGGCGGAGAAACACTAAATAAATTAGCTAATAACATAAAAAAGGGAAAAATATATGGTGTAGATATCTCTGATACTTCCGTAAAAACCTCTTTGTCTAAAAATTATTCATTTGTAAAAAATGACCAGTTGAAGGTCATACAATCAGATGTATCAGAACTTCCTTTTGAGAGTAACTATTTTGATAAAGTATCTGCTATTCAAACTCATATGTACTGGGCTGAATTAGAAAAAGGATTAAAAGAAATCAAACGAGTATTAAAAAACGGAGGGACTTTTATTATGATTTGTGAAATGGATAAAATTGAATATCATATGAGGAAATATAAATCTAGCAAAGATATGATGAATTTGTTAAAAATGGTTGGATATGACTCTGTTGAAATATACAAAAATGGAAACTGGATAAAGTTTATCTGTCAAAAGGACTTGTTGGGATGA
- a CDS encoding MMPL family transporter, protein MKCESRIANNGNSVIINVEMDYGPYTNEAIDTISEIRETIKFTLNNTDLHDATALVGGVTAGIKDLLDTQRNDFIFIIIIVIGAIYIILALLMRSLVSPIYMVGTIVLSFATTMGITYAIFKYAFGYEGLVSTVPIYGFVILIALGVDYNIFLMSRIRYEFESGKTTKEAIRDGLSVTGSIITSCGIIMAGTFAAFLVSPMKTFLELGVAIVVGLILDTFIIRTLLVPSIAIKVGELNWWPKRKIRVTSESRTKQK, encoded by the coding sequence TTGAAATGTGAATCGCGAATCGCGAACAATGGTAACAGTGTAATCATAAATGTCGAAATGGATTATGGGCCATATACAAATGAAGCAATCGATACGATCTCAGAGATTCGAGAAACAATAAAATTCACACTGAATAATACGGACTTACATGATGCAACGGCGTTGGTTGGTGGCGTTACCGCAGGAATTAAGGATTTATTGGATACACAACGTAACGACTTCATATTCATTATCATTATCGTAATTGGAGCAATTTATATAATCCTAGCTTTATTGATGAGAAGCCTGGTATCTCCAATTTATATGGTTGGGACTATTGTGCTGAGTTTTGCGACTACTATGGGTATAACTTATGCAATCTTTAAGTATGCATTTGGTTATGAAGGTCTGGTATCAACCGTTCCTATTTATGGATTTGTAATTTTGATTGCATTGGGAGTAGATTACAACATCTTCCTTATGTCTAGAATCCGCTATGAGTTTGAGTCAGGTAAAACAACAAAAGAAGCCATCCGCGATGGGTTGTCTGTAACGGGGTCTATCATTACATCATGCGGTATTATTATGGCGGGAACTTTCGCAGCATTTTTAGTATCTCCGATGAAGACGTTTCTTGAGTTAGGTGTGGCTATCGTTGTAGGTTTAATCTTGGATACCTTTATCATTCGTACATTACTAGTTCCGTCCATTGCGATAAAGGTTGGAGAATTAAACTGGTGGCCCAAACGTAAAATACGTGTCACAAGTGAGTCAAGAACAAAACAAAAATAA
- a CDS encoding MFS transporter: protein MDSLIFKSKSFIILILAKFISSVGTFVQSMAFALYVIDKTESSLQFASILMAALIPRVLLSPFCGVVVDWLNRKRLLVTLDFISGSLLIIIALVIGSGEISMPIIYGIAIALGIMSSFDEPMVMTIIPSIFKEEKDVSAANAVNMIVLALGNMIGPILGVLIYTNFGIGTVLLVNGTSFLFAALIQMFMQIPTDNVSDEKRTLKKFRVDFTEGIRYLWQDKRMKIILLCIIIQNCFFNGATQVGIPFISRVDLKVSNTQFALIEIVVILGVIFGASLSGLIKKKLTTDQLFVRMINIIGLAFLCIGIVVFGIINNLQVSFYLILALYLVLGITSINVSIAFQTELQKEVDNKFLGRISSIVIALIMASVPIGQGIYGWMFEVLPSEVPFIISAVVILAIAFSYRQVMKKQAYESNDKSKELNFNEQGK, encoded by the coding sequence ATGGATTCTTTAATATTTAAAAGTAAGTCTTTCATTATCCTTATCCTTGCGAAGTTCATTTCCTCAGTTGGGACATTTGTTCAAAGCATGGCCTTTGCATTGTATGTGATTGACAAAACAGAATCAAGTCTTCAATTTGCATCAATACTTATGGCTGCCTTGATTCCAAGAGTGTTACTTAGCCCATTTTGTGGTGTGGTTGTTGATTGGTTGAACAGAAAACGACTTTTGGTTACTCTGGACTTCATAAGTGGTAGTTTACTCATTATAATCGCCTTAGTAATTGGAAGTGGCGAGATTAGTATGCCTATAATTTATGGTATAGCGATTGCGCTAGGGATTATGTCATCTTTTGATGAACCAATGGTGATGACGATTATTCCATCAATTTTCAAGGAAGAGAAAGATGTCTCTGCTGCAAATGCAGTGAATATGATTGTACTCGCATTAGGTAATATGATTGGTCCAATTTTAGGTGTACTAATCTATACTAACTTTGGTATTGGTACTGTGTTGTTAGTGAATGGAACAAGCTTCCTATTTGCAGCACTTATCCAAATGTTTATGCAAATTCCAACCGATAATGTATCTGATGAGAAGCGCACATTAAAGAAATTCCGTGTAGATTTTACTGAGGGCATACGATATCTTTGGCAAGACAAAAGAATGAAAATTATTCTTTTGTGCATCATTATACAAAATTGTTTCTTTAATGGGGCTACTCAAGTAGGGATTCCTTTTATATCTAGAGTTGATTTAAAAGTTTCAAACACGCAATTTGCCTTAATTGAGATTGTTGTCATTCTCGGTGTCATTTTCGGTGCATCCTTATCTGGGCTAATCAAGAAAAAATTGACCACTGACCAGTTGTTTGTCAGAATGATTAATATCATTGGTCTCGCTTTCTTGTGCATAGGCATTGTGGTATTTGGAATAATTAATAACTTGCAAGTTAGTTTCTATTTGATATTAGCACTTTACTTAGTGCTGGGTATTACATCTATTAATGTATCAATTGCGTTCCAAACGGAGTTACAGAAAGAAGTGGATAATAAGTTTTTAGGGCGAATTTCTTCTATTGTCATTGCCTTAATCATGGCTTCGGTGCCGATTGGTCAGGGTATATATGGATGGATGTTTGAAGTACTTCCATCTGAAGTTCCTTTTATTATTTCAGCCGTAGTAATTCTTGCAATTGCATTCTCTTATCGTCAAGTAATGAAGAAACAAGCATATGAATCAAATGATAAATCTAAAGAGTTAAATTTTAATGAACAAGGTAAATAG
- a CDS encoding TetR/AcrR family transcriptional regulator, with protein sequence MNKYEIRSQKKKSAIIEASLELFSNKGFTAVSIKDIATLANVSQVSIYNYFGNKEALVQECVTIVMQDTLQIAQKLLSEEIDFKEKLYKALSICSNQINQSLHEYFSHSALEDTVLLKYLVENINKIKKDIYRSYIELGKQENIIDNSISTSTILDFMEAINSIGIEAENIEIKQQELHKLFLYGIIGKNK encoded by the coding sequence ATGAATAAGTATGAAATCAGATCCCAAAAAAAGAAATCTGCTATAATTGAAGCTTCACTAGAATTATTCAGCAATAAAGGATTTACCGCAGTTAGTATAAAAGATATTGCTACATTGGCTAATGTTTCACAAGTCTCCATCTATAATTACTTTGGAAATAAAGAGGCATTAGTGCAAGAGTGTGTGACTATTGTAATGCAAGATACTTTGCAAATAGCACAAAAATTACTTTCTGAAGAAATAGATTTTAAGGAAAAATTATATAAAGCACTTTCCATCTGTTCTAATCAAATCAACCAATCTTTACATGAGTATTTTTCACATTCGGCATTGGAAGATACAGTATTGCTAAAATACTTGGTTGAGAACATTAATAAAATAAAGAAAGATATTTATAGAAGCTATATAGAATTGGGAAAACAAGAAAATATTATTGATAATTCAATCTCAACTTCTACAATTTTAGATTTTATGGAGGCTATTAACAGCATTGGAATTGAGGCAGAAAACATAGAAATAAAACAACAAGAATTACACAAATTATTTTTATATGGAATTATCGGAAAAAATAAGTAA
- a CDS encoding class I SAM-dependent methyltransferase gives MKGKKKILIVTLGITIVLGIVLYKPTLNYLIGQVSHPKGAIGYVLTKIWNKTFVNMTEWGLDSIEIAEDDHILDVGCGGGETVHKLANETPLGKVYGIDISAEAVKSSIERNEEWVEQGRVEILEADVALLPFEDNTLDKITAVQTHIYWGDIEKGFSEIHRILKSGGVFLVICEKDKIEYHMDKFKKNDEIKELLKSVGFSSVEVHEDGNWVKFVGQK, from the coding sequence ATGAAAGGAAAAAAGAAAATTTTAATTGTTACCCTGGGAATAACGATAGTTTTGGGAATTGTTTTGTATAAACCTACATTGAATTATTTAATTGGGCAGGTTTCACATCCAAAGGGAGCTATTGGATATGTATTGACAAAAATTTGGAACAAAACCTTTGTTAATATGACTGAATGGGGATTAGATAGTATTGAAATTGCAGAAGATGATCACATTTTAGATGTTGGATGTGGCGGTGGTGAAACAGTTCATAAATTAGCAAATGAAACGCCACTAGGAAAAGTATATGGAATAGATATTTCAGCCGAAGCAGTTAAATCCTCTATAGAAAGAAATGAAGAATGGGTAGAGCAAGGTCGTGTTGAAATATTAGAAGCAGATGTAGCTTTATTACCATTTGAAGATAATACCTTGGATAAAATAACAGCAGTTCAAACTCATATTTATTGGGGTGATATTGAAAAAGGATTTAGTGAAATACATAGGATTTTAAAGTCGGGTGGTGTATTTCTAGTAATTTGCGAAAAAGATAAAATTGAATATCACATGGATAAATTTAAGAAAAATGATGAAATAAAAGAATTGCTAAAATCTGTAGGATTTAGCAGTGTCGAAGTTCACGAAGATGGAAATTGGGTAAAATTTGTTGGTCAAAAATAA